From one Lycium barbarum isolate Lr01 chromosome 6, ASM1917538v2, whole genome shotgun sequence genomic stretch:
- the LOC132645304 gene encoding pathogenesis-related protein PR-4A — MERVNKLCVAFFMISMMIAMASAQSATNVRATYHLYNPQNINWDLRTASAFCATWDADKPLAWRQKYGWTAFCGPAGPRGQDSCGKCLRVTNTGTGTQATVRIVDQCSNGGLDLDVNVFNQLDTNGLGNQQGHLTVNYEFVNCND; from the exons ATGGAGAGAGTTAACAAGTTGTGTGTAGCATTTTTTATGATCAGCATGATGATTGCAATGGCCTCGGCACAGAGTGCTACTAACGTGAGAGCAACATACCATCTTTACAATCCGCAAAACATAAACTGGGATTTGAGAACAGCCAGCGCTTTCTGCGCTACTTGGGATGCTGACAAGCCTCTCGCTTGGCGCCAGAAGTATGGCTGGACCGCTTTTTGCGGTCCAGCTGGTCCTCGTGGCCAAGATTCATGCGGTAAATGCCTGAGG GTGACAAACACAGGAACAGGAACACAAGCAACAGTGAGAATAGTAGATCAATGCAGCAATGGAGGACTTGATTTGGATGTGAACGTGTTTAACCAATTAGACACTAATGGATTGGGCAACCAGCAAGGCCACCTTACTGTCAACTACGAATTTGTCAACTGCAATGACTAA
- the LOC132645302 gene encoding PRA1 family protein F2-like, producing the protein MSENLSNYGTLPTSTSPTPPPPTTHSARKPPRPPLPPLRPPPPPPPPPPSRSETPTRRPWRVFFDYTLISLPYNYTEAMTRVRRNLNYFRVNYAMVILVILFISLVYHPISMIVFLAVCIAWLYYFREEPIIIMGTQLDDRLVLVGLGLVTVIALAFTHVGVNVLVALIIGFLVLGLHGALRGTEDLFLDENEAAEGGLLSVVSEEQIRSSYR; encoded by the coding sequence ATGTCTGAAAATCTTTCCAATTATGGCACACTTCCAACATCCACGTCACCAACACCACCCCCACCGACCACCCATTCGGCCAGAAAACCACCTCGTCCACCTCTACCACCACTCcgaccaccaccaccaccaccaccaccacccccaTCCAGATCCGAAACACCCACGCGCCGTCCATGGCGCGTGTTCTTCGATTACACCCTCATTTCCCTTCCTTACAACTACACCGAAGCCATGACGCGCGTGAGACGCAACCTTAACTACTTTCGCGTAAATTACGCTATGGTAATCCTCGTTATCCTCTTCATCAGCCTTGTTTACCATCCAATCTCAATGATCGTGTTCTTGGCTGTTTGTATAGCTTGGTTATACTATTTCCGTGAAGAACCAATCATAATTATGGGTACCCAATTGGATGATCGTCTTGTTTTGGTTGGTTTAGGGTTGGTTACTGTCATCGCCTTAGCGTTTACTCATGTGGGGGTTAATGTTTTGGTCGCTTTGATTATTGGGTTTCTTGTTTTGGGCCTACATGGGGCTTTAAGAGGAACTGAGGATTTGTTCTTGGATGAAAATGAGGCTGCTGAAGGTGGGTTGCTTTCGGTTGTAAGTGAAGAACAAATCAGGTCTAGTTATAGGTAG